From the genome of Apodemus sylvaticus chromosome 3, mApoSyl1.1, whole genome shotgun sequence, one region includes:
- the Pex10 gene encoding peroxisome biogenesis factor 10 — protein sequence MARAGTPEVIRAAQKDEYYLGGLRSAAGGALHSLAGAKKWLEWRKEIELLSDIAYFGLTTIAGYQTLGEEYVGIIQVDPSQQRVPSRLRRAVLVVLHAVLPYLLDKALLPLEQELQADSDSPRGSQGSLLPGGRSQSRARRWVHHHTATLTEQQRKALQRAVFILRQGFACLHRFHVAWFYIHGTFYHLAKRLAGITYLRTRRLPGEDQRARTSYQLLGLISLLHLALSMGLQLYSFRQKQRARKEWRLHRNLSHRRSSIEDRAVCRTPLCTLCLEDRRHSTATPCGHLFCWECITEWCNTKTECPLCREKFPPQKLVYLRHYR from the exons ATGGCGAGGGCGGGTACCCCTGAAGTGATCCGGGCGGCGCAGAAGGACGAATACTACCTGGGAGGCCTGCGGAGCGCGGCGGGTGGGGCGCTGCACAGCCTAGCGG gTGCAAAGAAATGGCTGGAATGGAGGAAAGAGATCGAGTTGCTCTCGGACATAGCCTACTTTGGCCTCACCACAATTGCAG GCTACCAGACCCTTGGGGAAGAGTATGTCGGGATCATCCAAGTGGACCCATCCCAGCAGCGCGTGCCCTCCAGGCTCCGCCGCGCAGTGCTGGTTGTGCTGCATGCTGTCTTGCCCTACCTGCTAGACAAGGCACTGCTGcccctggagcaggagctgcAAGCTGACAGCGACAGTCCCCGGGGTTCACAGGGCAGTCTGCTACCTGGAGGACGTAGCCAATCAAGGGCACGGCGCTGGGTACACCACCACACAGCCACCCTGACTGAACAACAGAGGAAGGCCCTCCAGCGGGCAGTCTTTATCCTGAGACAGGGCTTCGCCTGCCTCCATCGGTTCCATGTGGCTTGGTTTTAtattcatggtaccttctaccaCCTGGCCAAGAGACTAGCAGGGATCACTTAT CTCCGCACTCGCCGTCTGCCTGGAGAGGACCAGAGGGCTCGCACTAGCTACCAGCTGCTGGGGCTTATCTCCCTCTTGCATCTGGCACTGTCCATGGGGCTGCAGTTGTACAGCTTCAGGCAGAAGCAGCGAGCCAGGAAGGAATGGAGGCTGCACCGCAATCTGTCCCACCGCAG GAGTTCCATTGAGGACAGAGCAGTGTGCAGAACCCCACTCTGCACCCTATGCTTGGAGGATCGAAGACACTCCACAGCCACACCTTGTGGCCATCTCTTCTGCTGGGAGTGCATTACCGAGTGGTGCAACACCAAG ACAGAGTGCCCCCTGTGCCGGGAGAAGTTCCCACCCCAGAAGCTGGTCTACCTGAGGCACTACCGCTGA